One Calditerricola satsumensis genomic window carries:
- a CDS encoding IclR family transcriptional regulator, with the protein MATKASAKNVTLVRAMRVLDLFREHERLSLPEMAALSGLPKTTVFRMAGALEEMGFLSRDDRGTYRLGLRFLEFGQLVTERLDLRRVALPVMQALRDEVGDAVNLVVRDGREAIYIEKVEALAPVRVYTRIGRRAPLYAGACPRVLLAYLPEDEQERYLQEVALVPIGAGTITDRQRLRAVLREARQNEYTVSHSELETGSAAVAAPVFDHTGQVVAGLSVAGPEAHYGSDRLPDLIDKVKRAAAAISRRLGWRGG; encoded by the coding sequence ATGGCGACAAAGGCTTCGGCCAAGAACGTCACGCTGGTGCGGGCGATGCGCGTGCTCGACCTGTTTCGGGAGCACGAGCGGCTTTCGCTACCGGAGATGGCGGCGCTGTCGGGGCTGCCCAAAACCACCGTCTTCCGCATGGCCGGCGCCCTGGAGGAGATGGGCTTTTTGTCCCGCGACGACCGAGGAACGTACCGATTGGGCCTGCGGTTTCTCGAGTTTGGCCAGCTGGTGACCGAGCGCCTCGACCTGCGCCGCGTAGCCCTCCCCGTCATGCAGGCGCTGCGCGACGAGGTGGGCGACGCGGTCAACCTGGTGGTGCGCGACGGAAGGGAGGCCATCTACATCGAGAAGGTGGAGGCGCTCGCCCCCGTGCGCGTCTACACCCGCATCGGTCGCCGCGCCCCGCTCTACGCCGGGGCCTGCCCGCGCGTGCTCTTGGCGTATCTCCCGGAGGACGAACAGGAACGCTACCTGCAGGAGGTGGCCCTGGTGCCCATCGGCGCCGGCACGATCACCGATCGCCAGCGCCTGCGCGCCGTGCTGCGGGAGGCACGGCAAAACGAATACACTGTCAGCCATTCTGAGCTGGAAACCGGCTCGGCGGCGGTGGCCGCCCCGGTGTTCGACCACACGGGCCAGGTGGTGGCCGGCCTCAGCGTGGCCGGCCCGGAAGCCCACTATGGGTCGGACCGGTTGCCCGACCTCATCGACAAGGTGAAACGCGCCGCCGCCGCCATCTCCCGCCGGCTCGGGTGGCGGGGCGGGTGA
- a CDS encoding TlpA family protein disulfide reductase has translation MRTLLIVGLLVAMAAFAVYQSATQPDNPAAGTPARTAPTAAAVDEKPAVGFRAPPFRLSTLEGGEAAFPNGGKPAVINFWASWCGPCRLEAPDLVRLHDAYKDRVEFYAVNLTDTDNLEDVRQFVQEYRFSLPVLLDEKGAVANRYAVRGVPTTFYINRDGVIVDVVVGVVPYAEMERRVKRALGE, from the coding sequence ATGCGCACCTTGCTCATCGTTGGCCTTCTTGTGGCCATGGCGGCCTTTGCCGTCTACCAAAGCGCCACCCAACCGGACAACCCGGCGGCGGGGACGCCTGCGCGCACGGCGCCCACAGCTGCCGCGGTCGACGAAAAGCCGGCCGTCGGCTTTCGCGCCCCGCCGTTCCGGCTTTCCACCCTGGAAGGCGGGGAAGCGGCCTTTCCAAACGGGGGCAAGCCGGCGGTCATCAATTTCTGGGCGTCGTGGTGCGGGCCGTGCCGGCTGGAGGCGCCGGATCTCGTGAGGCTCCACGATGCGTACAAGGATCGGGTGGAGTTTTACGCCGTCAACCTCACCGACACCGACAACCTGGAGGATGTGCGGCAATTTGTTCAGGAGTACCGCTTTTCCCTGCCGGTCCTGCTTGACGAGAAGGGTGCCGTCGCAAATCGCTATGCCGTGCGGGGCGTGCCCACCACGTTCTACATCAACCGGGACGGGGTCATCGTGGACGTCGTCGTCGGCGTCGTTCCCTACGCCGAGATGGAACGACGCGTCAAGAGAGCGCTCGGCGAGTAA
- a CDS encoding AAA family ATPase, whose product MKKDVLIGAALGIVLFLAAIGANVLPLVLVLALAGALVFLARGQGAPFLRPDAPFVGATVVPDFSFDHIGGQEHAKRELKEALEFLRHPEQAQRYGIRPIKGILLYGPPGTGKTLLAKAAAAYTDSVFVAASGSDFIQMYVGVGAQRVRELFRQVRVLAKTHRKTSGIIFIDEIDAIGGKREGGLNREYDQTLNQLLTEMDGLKADENPRILVIAATNRLDMLDPALLRPGRFDRHIAVPLPDRRAREAILRLHTRNKPLADDVDLAQLAKDTFGFSGAQLESVANEAAIYALREGSATITRAHFAKAVDKVMMGEVLDREASREEKERVAVHEMGHALVSEALRPGSVAQVALAPRGQALGYVRQTPPDDRYLYTRSQLEARIMVALAGAVAEELEFGEFSTGARGDFDQVQEMVRQIIDHGLSDLGLIDRETADKAALQREHEAIVRRLWARTRQLLEERRDALRRGAQILLDEEWLDGERLRTLLPSHSPRNMVS is encoded by the coding sequence GTCCTCGTGTTGGCCCTTGCCGGGGCGCTTGTTTTTCTCGCGCGCGGCCAGGGGGCGCCCTTTCTCCGCCCGGACGCCCCCTTCGTCGGGGCGACGGTGGTGCCCGATTTTTCCTTTGACCACATTGGCGGGCAGGAACACGCCAAGCGCGAGCTGAAGGAAGCCCTCGAGTTTCTGCGCCATCCCGAACAGGCGCAGCGCTACGGCATCCGGCCCATCAAGGGCATCTTGCTGTACGGCCCGCCGGGAACGGGGAAGACGCTCTTGGCCAAGGCGGCAGCCGCCTACACCGATTCCGTCTTCGTCGCCGCCTCGGGGTCCGATTTCATCCAGATGTACGTCGGCGTCGGCGCGCAGCGCGTGCGCGAACTCTTTCGCCAGGTGCGCGTGCTGGCCAAAACGCACAGGAAAACGAGCGGGATCATTTTTATCGACGAGATCGACGCCATCGGCGGCAAGCGCGAAGGCGGCCTCAACCGCGAATACGACCAGACGCTGAACCAGCTGCTCACCGAGATGGACGGGCTGAAGGCGGACGAAAACCCGCGCATCCTCGTCATCGCGGCGACCAACCGCCTCGATATGCTCGATCCGGCCCTTCTGCGACCGGGGCGGTTTGACCGGCACATCGCCGTGCCGCTGCCCGACCGCCGCGCGCGGGAGGCCATCCTGCGCCTCCATACGCGCAACAAGCCGCTGGCCGACGACGTCGACCTGGCCCAGCTGGCCAAGGACACCTTTGGCTTCTCCGGCGCGCAGCTGGAAAGCGTGGCCAATGAGGCGGCCATCTACGCCCTCCGCGAAGGCAGCGCCACCATCACCCGCGCCCATTTCGCCAAGGCCGTCGACAAGGTGATGATGGGCGAGGTGCTCGACCGCGAGGCCAGCCGCGAGGAGAAGGAACGCGTGGCCGTCCACGAGATGGGGCACGCCCTGGTGAGCGAGGCGCTGCGGCCGGGTTCCGTGGCCCAGGTGGCGCTGGCGCCGCGGGGCCAGGCCCTCGGGTACGTGCGCCAGACGCCGCCCGACGACCGGTACCTGTACACGCGGTCCCAGCTGGAGGCGCGCATCATGGTCGCCCTGGCCGGGGCGGTGGCCGAGGAGCTGGAATTCGGCGAGTTCAGCACCGGGGCGCGGGGCGACTTTGACCAGGTGCAGGAGATGGTGCGCCAGATCATCGATCACGGCTTGTCCGATCTGGGGCTCATCGATCGGGAAACGGCGGACAAGGCGGCCCTGCAGCGGGAGCACGAGGCCATCGTGCGCCGCCTGTGGGCCCGCACGCGCCAGCTGCTGGAAGAACGCCGCGACGCGCTGCGCCGGGGCGCCCAGATCTTGCTCGATGAGGAATGGCTGGACGGGGAGCGCTTGCGGACGCTCCTCCCTTCCCATTCGCCGCGCAACATGGTAAGCTAG
- a CDS encoding pyridoxal phosphate-dependent aminotransferase has product MRLAKRVQALSPSPTLAITAKAKELRAHGHDVIGLGAGEPDFNTPEHIIAAAERAMRAGHTKYTAAAGIPELRKAIAEKLRADNGLTYTPDQVTVTVGAKHALYNIFQVLVDPGDEVIIPTPYWVSYPEQVKLAEGVPVFVEGKEENGFKITPEQLEAAITDRTRAVILNSPSNPTGAVYTRDELAALAEVCVRRDIWIISDEIYEKLIYDGEHVSIASLGPEVYARTITVNGVSKPYSMTGWRIGYAAGPREVIRAMNDLSSHSTSNPTTPAQYAALEAITGPQDALEEMKRAFRQRRDWLIPALNAIPGITCQWPAGAFYAFANVREACEAGGFADADAWAEALLEEEKVAVVPGTGFGCPHHIRISYATSLEALQEAVARIRRFVERHSG; this is encoded by the coding sequence ATGAGACTGGCCAAGCGGGTCCAAGCCCTCTCGCCGTCCCCAACGCTGGCCATTACGGCCAAGGCCAAGGAACTGCGCGCCCATGGCCACGACGTGATCGGCCTCGGCGCGGGGGAGCCGGACTTCAACACGCCGGAGCACATCATCGCCGCGGCGGAGCGGGCCATGCGCGCCGGGCACACCAAATACACGGCGGCGGCCGGCATTCCCGAATTGCGCAAGGCCATCGCCGAAAAGCTGCGCGCCGACAACGGCCTCACCTACACGCCGGACCAGGTGACGGTCACCGTCGGGGCCAAGCACGCCCTGTACAACATCTTCCAGGTGCTGGTCGACCCGGGCGACGAGGTGATTATCCCCACCCCCTACTGGGTCAGCTACCCGGAACAGGTGAAGCTGGCCGAAGGGGTGCCCGTGTTCGTGGAAGGGAAGGAGGAAAACGGCTTTAAAATCACGCCCGAACAGCTCGAGGCGGCCATCACCGACCGGACGCGGGCCGTGATCCTCAACTCGCCCTCCAACCCCACGGGCGCCGTGTACACGCGAGACGAGCTGGCCGCGCTGGCCGAGGTGTGCGTCCGCCGCGACATCTGGATCATCTCCGACGAGATCTATGAAAAGCTGATTTACGACGGCGAGCACGTCTCCATCGCTTCCCTCGGTCCCGAGGTGTACGCGCGGACGATCACCGTCAACGGCGTCTCCAAGCCCTACTCGATGACCGGCTGGCGCATCGGCTATGCCGCCGGGCCGCGCGAGGTGATCCGCGCGATGAACGACCTGTCGTCCCACAGCACCTCCAACCCGACCACGCCGGCCCAGTACGCCGCGCTGGAGGCGATCACCGGGCCACAGGACGCCCTCGAGGAGATGAAGCGCGCCTTCCGCCAGCGGCGCGACTGGCTCATCCCGGCCCTCAACGCGATCCCCGGCATCACCTGCCAGTGGCCGGCCGGCGCCTTCTACGCCTTCGCCAACGTGCGGGAGGCGTGCGAGGCGGGCGGCTTTGCCGACGCCGATGCGTGGGCCGAGGCGCTCCTCGAGGAGGAGAAGGTGGCCGTCGTGCCGGGCACGGGCTTCGGCTGCCCGCACCACATCCGCATCTCCTACGCCACCTCGCTGGAGGCGCTCCAGGAAGCCGTCGCGCGCATCCGGCGGTTTGTCGAGCGGCATTCCGGATGA
- a CDS encoding fructosamine kinase family protein: MTIPAALIDAVRQALLEHVGPAAADVHTMPVGGGDICRAAKVTAGRRAFFLKWRPDAPPGFFAAEAKGLARLADVHRDTGVGVPGVIAVGNGAGGAPPFLLLEWIARERADDGAAAALGEGLARQHLARGPAYGWDADSFLGPLPFPAGWRPDWPTYYRDMRLVPLVAQADRRGLLGAERAARLRKLLDRLEEWLAHRPEPALLHGDLWGGNWMVGRGTAPDAAAEARQPRPYLIDPASFYGDPELDLAMTELFGGFPPAFSAAYQRVRPIDPLYPDRRPLYQLYYLLAHLVLFGETYGAAVDRILRRYVG; the protein is encoded by the coding sequence ATGACGATCCCTGCCGCGTTGATCGATGCCGTCCGGCAGGCCCTCTTGGAGCATGTGGGCCCCGCGGCGGCCGACGTCCACACGATGCCCGTCGGCGGCGGCGACATCTGCCGCGCGGCAAAGGTGACAGCGGGAAGGCGAGCCTTCTTTCTCAAGTGGCGGCCCGACGCGCCACCCGGCTTTTTTGCCGCCGAAGCAAAGGGCTTGGCGCGCCTGGCCGACGTCCACCGCGACACCGGCGTCGGCGTGCCCGGCGTCATTGCGGTTGGCAATGGCGCGGGCGGCGCGCCGCCGTTTCTGCTCCTCGAGTGGATCGCGCGGGAACGAGCCGACGACGGCGCGGCCGCGGCGCTGGGAGAGGGATTGGCGCGTCAGCACCTTGCGCGCGGCCCCGCCTACGGATGGGACGCGGACAGCTTTCTCGGGCCGCTGCCCTTTCCCGCGGGCTGGCGTCCGGACTGGCCGACCTACTACCGCGACATGCGCCTGGTCCCCCTCGTGGCCCAAGCGGACCGGCGGGGCCTTCTCGGCGCCGAGCGCGCCGCCCGCCTGCGCAAGCTGCTGGATCGCCTCGAGGAGTGGCTGGCGCATCGTCCCGAGCCCGCGCTGCTCCACGGCGACCTGTGGGGCGGCAACTGGATGGTCGGACGCGGGACAGCGCCGGATGCCGCCGCCGAGGCCCGGCAGCCCCGTCCCTATCTGATCGATCCGGCTTCCTTCTACGGCGACCCGGAGCTGGACCTGGCGATGACAGAGCTCTTCGGCGGCTTTCCCCCGGCGTTTTCCGCCGCGTACCAGCGGGTGCGCCCGATCGACCCGCTCTACCCGGACCGACGTCCCCTGTACCAGCTCTACTACCTGCTGGCGCACCTCGTGCTGTTCGGAGAGACCTACGGCGCTGCCGTGGACCGCATCCTGCGGCGGTATGTGGGGTAA
- a CDS encoding DnaD domain-containing protein → MDAWVARLWQEPVTVLPHALLRYYRKLGIRDDEMMFLIHLIAFRTEGKAFPSVRELEARMSADATQILSMVQRLVQQGVLEVEQGTDEQGLPMERFDLSPLYRRLAEVWANEQREALRLPQNEPTDLYSLFEKEFGRPLSPLECEAITLWLEEDGYSEELVRAALREAVYCGKRNFRYIDRILLEWHKNGIRTAEEARAYAQRFRERKEPRPPLHTPPQRADDEEPFTFYNWLEEDHANAT, encoded by the coding sequence GTGGACGCGTGGGTCGCCCGCCTGTGGCAGGAGCCGGTCACCGTCCTGCCGCATGCGCTGCTCCGGTATTACCGCAAGCTGGGCATTCGCGACGACGAAATGATGTTTCTCATCCACCTGATCGCCTTCCGCACCGAAGGAAAGGCCTTTCCTTCGGTGCGCGAGCTGGAGGCGCGCATGTCGGCCGACGCCACGCAGATCTTGTCCATGGTCCAGCGCCTCGTCCAGCAGGGGGTGCTGGAGGTGGAACAGGGGACCGACGAGCAGGGGCTGCCCATGGAGCGCTTCGACCTCTCGCCGCTGTACCGCCGCCTGGCCGAGGTGTGGGCCAACGAGCAGCGGGAGGCCCTCCGCCTCCCGCAAAACGAGCCCACCGACCTCTACAGCCTGTTTGAGAAGGAGTTCGGCCGCCCCCTGTCGCCCCTCGAATGCGAGGCCATCACGCTGTGGCTGGAAGAGGACGGCTACAGCGAGGAGCTGGTGCGGGCCGCCTTGCGCGAGGCGGTGTACTGCGGAAAGCGCAACTTCCGCTACATCGACCGCATCCTCCTCGAGTGGCACAAAAACGGCATTCGCACGGCGGAGGAGGCCCGCGCTTACGCCCAGCGCTTCCGCGAACGAAAAGAGCCGCGGCCGCCGCTTCACACGCCGCCGCAGCGGGCAGACGACGAGGAGCCGTTCACGTTTTACAATTGGTTGGAGGAGGATCACGCCAACGCCACCTGA
- the asnS gene encoding asparagine--tRNA ligase, whose protein sequence is MQVKATISQVSRHVGQAVTIGCWLYNKRSSGKIQFLQLRDGTGVIQGVLVKNEVPEAVWEAANRLTQESSLYVTGTVREDARAPGGYELAVHDIRILQIAEHPYPIALKEHGVDFLLDHRHLWIRTPRQTAILRIRAEVFRAAQEWLNAHGFVRMDAPILTPTSAEGTTTLFHTKYFDEDAYLSQSGQLYAEAGAMALGRVYTLGPTFRAEKSKTRRHLIEFWMLEPEAAFVEHEENLEIQEQLVSHIVQSVLQNCSRELATLGRDTSKLEKVVPPFPRMTYDEAIAFLQKQGHAIEWGEDFGAPEETALAEAHDKPVFITHYPAKIKAFYMQPDPNRPEVVLCADLIAPEGYGEIIGGSQRIHDPELLKQRFAEHGLSTEAYGWYLDLRRYGSVPHSGFGLGMERTIAWICGLEHVREAIPFPRMLYRLHP, encoded by the coding sequence ATGCAGGTGAAGGCAACCATCTCGCAGGTGAGCCGCCACGTCGGACAAGCCGTCACCATCGGGTGCTGGCTTTACAACAAGCGTTCCAGCGGCAAGATCCAGTTTTTGCAGCTGCGCGACGGAACCGGCGTCATCCAGGGCGTCCTGGTCAAAAACGAGGTTCCCGAAGCGGTGTGGGAGGCGGCCAACCGGCTAACCCAGGAAAGCTCCCTCTACGTAACGGGCACGGTGCGGGAGGATGCGCGCGCCCCGGGCGGATACGAGCTGGCCGTCCACGACATCCGCATCCTCCAGATCGCCGAACATCCGTACCCCATTGCCCTGAAGGAGCACGGCGTCGACTTCCTGCTGGACCACCGCCACCTGTGGATCCGCACGCCGCGTCAAACGGCCATCTTGCGCATCCGGGCCGAGGTGTTCCGCGCCGCCCAGGAATGGCTGAACGCGCACGGCTTTGTGCGCATGGACGCGCCGATTCTCACGCCCACCTCGGCCGAGGGCACAACGACGCTGTTCCACACCAAGTACTTTGACGAAGACGCGTACCTCTCGCAGAGCGGCCAGCTTTACGCCGAAGCGGGGGCCATGGCCCTGGGCCGCGTCTACACCCTCGGGCCCACGTTCCGCGCCGAGAAATCGAAGACCCGCCGCCACCTGATCGAATTCTGGATGCTGGAGCCGGAGGCGGCCTTCGTGGAACACGAGGAAAACCTGGAGATCCAGGAGCAGCTCGTGTCGCACATCGTGCAGTCGGTGCTGCAAAACTGCTCCCGGGAGCTGGCCACCCTGGGGCGGGACACGTCGAAGCTGGAGAAGGTCGTCCCGCCGTTCCCGCGCATGACGTACGATGAGGCCATCGCCTTCCTGCAAAAACAGGGCCACGCCATCGAATGGGGCGAGGACTTCGGCGCGCCGGAGGAGACGGCCCTCGCCGAAGCCCACGACAAGCCGGTGTTCATCACCCACTACCCGGCGAAGATCAAGGCCTTCTACATGCAGCCCGACCCGAACCGCCCCGAAGTGGTGCTGTGCGCCGACCTGATCGCCCCCGAGGGCTACGGCGAGATCATCGGCGGCAGCCAGCGCATCCACGATCCGGAGCTCCTGAAGCAGCGCTTTGCCGAACACGGCCTGTCGACGGAGGCCTACGGCTGGTACCTCGACCTGCGCCGCTACGGCAGCGTGCCCCATTCCGGGTTTGGCCTGGGCATGGAGCGGACCATCGCCTGGATCTGCGGCCTCGAACATGTGCGGGAGGCCATTCCGTTCCCGCGCATGCTGTATCGCCTGCATCCGTAA
- a CDS encoding low molecular weight protein-tyrosine-phosphatase, translating into MIRVLFVCLGNICRSPMAEAVFRHMVKEAGLDGVVEVDSAGTGHWHVGEPPHEGTRRILEQKGIDWRGIRARQVAPVDAERFDYIVAMDAENQGEVVRMLGLHRPDGKKRPQVFRLLELVPDAPTADVPDPYYTGNFDEVYELIRAGCAALLERIRRDLEKRQAGEDDAADDRR; encoded by the coding sequence GTGATTCGCGTGCTGTTCGTCTGCCTGGGCAACATCTGCCGCTCGCCGATGGCCGAGGCGGTGTTCCGCCATATGGTGAAGGAAGCGGGACTCGACGGCGTGGTGGAGGTCGATTCGGCCGGCACCGGCCACTGGCATGTGGGTGAGCCGCCCCATGAAGGCACGCGGCGCATCCTGGAGCAAAAGGGCATCGACTGGCGCGGCATTCGCGCCCGCCAGGTGGCGCCGGTCGACGCCGAACGCTTCGACTACATCGTGGCCATGGACGCGGAAAACCAGGGCGAAGTGGTGCGCATGCTCGGCCTCCATCGTCCGGACGGGAAGAAGCGCCCGCAGGTGTTTCGCCTCCTCGAACTGGTCCCGGACGCTCCGACGGCCGATGTGCCCGATCCGTACTACACCGGGAACTTCGACGAGGTGTACGAGCTGATCCGCGCCGGATGTGCGGCCCTGCTCGAACGCATCCGCCGCGACCTCGAGAAGCGTCAAGCCGGCGAAGACGACGCGGCGGACGATCGGAGGTGA